In Synechococcus sp. CC9616, the following are encoded in one genomic region:
- a CDS encoding BamA/TamA family outer membrane protein, with product MIRRSSCRSAVAVRQGALGLALGLPLLAAPLRAESVPDIAQSDPLPVEVIPEEEVSQAFEETVTETESVEVDQVPGDAPVVTEQETLIEQETVIEEPRVLISEVLIEGISGHPEEERLQVAAYDAMQVRPGNLVTRSELQRDLNAIQATGWFSDVRITPVDGPLGVQVIVQVDPFPTLTAVELNPPSEQLPTAVVEDAFGADYGRTLNLNDLQQRMKELQKWFADEGYSLARITGPERVSPDGLVTLKLTQGIVAGVEVSFIDNEGETEDENGNPIKGKTKNWVVTREISTKPGDIFNRKTLEADIRRLYGTSLFSDVKVTLKPVPESPGEVIIVLGIVEQSTGQLSGGLGYSQSQGVFGQVQLQDSNLFGRAWNLGLNLTYGQYGGLANLTFTDPWIYGDAHRTSFSGALFLSQEVPQGFQSESNGNIRTVDGYVDNGNKYAYNTRSDNNPADRKFNSVNKAEDEYPNKSWFEFEGDSIALRKTGGRIVFVRPLNGSPYEPGPWKGLLGLSIANVRPINFLGESRPYGASTYNYKNGRTKNKDVICVSYNCADSNDLVSFRIGATYNNFNDPRNPTSGNFFTATTEQFVGVNEDSPTFNRLRGTYTQFFPVNWLKLHKGCRPKPGEVAECPQAIGVQVKAGAIVGEMPPYEAFCMGGSNSIRGWYDCDLGVSQSFGEITLEYRFPLISILQGEVFVDAGTDFGTQKNVPGKPGLLLNKDGSGVSVGTGVIVSTPVGPLRLEVASKDFSGDWRFNLGVGWKF from the coding sequence ATGATTCGACGTTCCTCCTGCCGCTCCGCAGTTGCTGTCCGGCAGGGTGCACTTGGATTGGCTCTTGGATTGCCTCTGCTGGCAGCTCCTTTGCGAGCTGAGTCGGTGCCCGATATCGCTCAGTCGGACCCCCTTCCGGTTGAGGTGATTCCTGAGGAGGAGGTTTCTCAGGCCTTTGAAGAGACAGTCACGGAGACCGAGTCGGTCGAGGTTGATCAGGTTCCTGGTGACGCGCCAGTCGTCACCGAACAGGAAACGCTGATCGAGCAGGAAACGGTGATTGAAGAACCTCGGGTTCTGATCTCTGAGGTTCTGATCGAAGGAATCAGTGGTCACCCTGAGGAGGAGCGTCTGCAGGTGGCTGCCTACGACGCCATGCAGGTGCGTCCTGGGAACCTTGTGACCCGTTCAGAACTTCAGCGGGATCTCAATGCCATCCAGGCAACCGGTTGGTTCTCCGATGTGCGCATCACTCCTGTAGACGGGCCACTGGGTGTGCAGGTGATCGTGCAGGTGGACCCTTTCCCCACCCTCACGGCAGTTGAACTGAATCCCCCCTCCGAGCAGTTGCCCACCGCCGTTGTGGAGGACGCCTTCGGTGCCGATTACGGCCGCACGCTGAATCTCAACGACCTGCAGCAGCGCATGAAAGAGCTGCAGAAATGGTTCGCAGATGAGGGCTATTCCCTGGCAAGGATCACCGGCCCGGAAAGGGTCAGTCCGGACGGTCTCGTGACCCTGAAACTCACCCAGGGAATAGTGGCGGGCGTGGAAGTTTCCTTCATAGATAACGAGGGAGAAACTGAGGATGAGAACGGCAATCCGATCAAGGGAAAAACCAAGAACTGGGTTGTTACCCGTGAAATCTCCACCAAACCCGGAGATATTTTTAATCGCAAAACTCTCGAGGCCGATATCAGGCGCCTTTACGGAACCAGTCTGTTCAGCGATGTGAAGGTGACGCTGAAGCCTGTACCTGAGTCTCCAGGAGAGGTGATCATTGTTCTGGGCATCGTCGAGCAGTCCACCGGTCAGCTCTCTGGTGGCCTCGGCTACAGCCAAAGCCAGGGTGTGTTCGGCCAGGTTCAGCTGCAGGATTCCAACCTGTTCGGGCGCGCCTGGAATCTCGGGCTCAATCTTACCTACGGCCAGTACGGCGGCTTGGCGAATCTCACCTTCACGGATCCCTGGATCTACGGCGACGCGCATCGCACGTCCTTCTCAGGAGCCCTATTCCTCAGCCAGGAGGTGCCCCAGGGTTTCCAAAGCGAAAGCAATGGCAACATCCGCACGGTCGACGGCTATGTCGATAACGGCAATAAATATGCGTATAACACCAGAAGCGATAACAATCCTGCCGACCGCAAATTCAATTCTGTTAACAAGGCTGAGGATGAGTATCCAAATAAAAGTTGGTTCGAATTCGAAGGCGATTCGATTGCTCTGCGTAAAACCGGAGGCAGGATTGTTTTCGTTCGTCCACTGAACGGAAGCCCCTATGAGCCTGGACCCTGGAAGGGCTTGCTGGGATTGTCCATCGCCAATGTTCGGCCCATCAACTTTCTGGGCGAGTCCCGTCCTTACGGTGCCTCAACGTACAACTACAAGAACGGACGCACGAAAAACAAGGATGTGATTTGTGTGTCCTACAACTGTGCGGACAGCAACGACCTGGTCTCATTCCGTATCGGTGCGACGTACAACAATTTCAACGACCCTCGCAATCCCACGAGCGGCAATTTCTTCACAGCCACAACGGAGCAATTCGTGGGAGTGAACGAAGATTCCCCCACCTTCAATCGTTTGAGGGGAACGTATACCCAGTTCTTCCCTGTGAATTGGTTGAAATTGCACAAGGGTTGTCGTCCCAAGCCGGGAGAGGTCGCTGAGTGCCCTCAGGCCATTGGTGTTCAGGTGAAGGCAGGTGCCATCGTCGGAGAAATGCCCCCCTATGAAGCCTTCTGCATGGGTGGTTCTAATTCCATCCGTGGCTGGTACGACTGCGACCTTGGCGTTTCTCAGAGCTTCGGTGAAATCACGTTGGAATACCGCTTCCCCCTGATCAGCATCCTCCAGGGTGAGGTGTTCGTGGATGCCGGCACCGACTTCGGTACCCAGAAGAACGTCCCTGGTAAGCCAGGCCTGCTGCTGAACAAGGATGGATCCGGCGTATCGGTGGGTACTGGC
- the purC gene encoding phosphoribosylaminoimidazolesuccinocarboxamide synthase: protein MMPDHGELLYEGKAKRIYAVTNPDQVLVEFKNDATAFNAQKKAQLADKGRLNCQISARLFELLETAGIPSHYVGLAGETWMLVKRVEIIPLEVVLRNIATGSLCRQTPIAEGTPISPALFDLYFKDDALADPLLTEARVRLLGVADESQLSAIEQLARRVNAALSPFFEGIGLQLVDFKLELGITSSGELLLADEISPDTCRLWDLNSTDAKDRILDKDRFRKDLGGVMEAYGEVLKRVQASTSNPRNCM from the coding sequence ATCATGCCTGACCACGGAGAACTGCTGTACGAGGGGAAAGCCAAACGGATTTACGCCGTGACCAATCCCGATCAGGTGCTGGTTGAGTTCAAGAACGACGCGACGGCCTTCAATGCGCAGAAAAAGGCCCAGCTGGCTGACAAGGGTCGTCTGAATTGTCAGATCTCAGCACGTTTGTTCGAGCTGTTGGAAACAGCTGGCATCCCCAGTCACTACGTCGGTTTGGCGGGGGAGACCTGGATGTTGGTGAAACGGGTTGAGATCATCCCGCTCGAGGTTGTGCTGCGCAACATCGCGACCGGATCGCTCTGTCGTCAGACACCGATTGCTGAGGGAACCCCGATCAGCCCCGCCCTCTTCGACCTGTACTTCAAAGATGATGCCCTTGCTGATCCCCTGCTCACCGAAGCACGTGTGCGCTTGCTCGGGGTTGCTGACGAGTCCCAATTGTCAGCGATTGAACAACTGGCGAGACGCGTGAATGCTGCGTTGAGCCCTTTTTTTGAGGGAATTGGTCTGCAACTAGTTGATTTCAAGCTTGAGCTCGGCATCACAAGCTCCGGCGAGCTGCTGCTGGCTGATGAAATAAGCCCAGACACATGCAGGCTCTGGGACCTGAACAGCACCGACGCCAAAGATCGGATTCTGGACAAGGACCGTTTTCGTAAGGATCTCGGGGGCGTCATGGAGGCCTACGGGGAGGTCCTCAAACGGGTCCAAGCCTCTACCTCTAACCCCCGGAACTGCATGTAA